The window AAAATGTGGAGATATGGGGATCTGCCTTCGCTGAAGCTTCGGCAGACAAGGTCTGGAAATTTTCGGCACACGCAAATTACCGATGGCCATTGTTGGTGTTATCACCAACTGGCTTAAACGGATATGATTACCATATGGACCAGGTTGGTCTTTCTGTTATTGAAAAGTAGGGCATATCTCGCAGCCGTTGTTGGTGTTATCACCTACAGCTTATCAACGACAATCATGAACACGGATGATCGGTTTGGTTCATCGTTCACTGGATGGATAGTGGGCGTTATTTCCCTTTTATTCATTTAACATAATATAAATTATAAGACTAAAATCAGACCTTGGGTTTAGAGGGAAGAGTCTCTCAAATAAGCCGTGGATATACATTTAAAGCTAATGGCACATGAAGCACGTTGTCCCTGAGTACACACTCAGGACAAACCATTCCCTCTAAATAAACCGTCTTTTGAGCTTGTCCAGGACCATCAGAATTTGCATCAAATAAACTCCCAAGGTGCTGGAAGTTTATCCTTATTCCCGTCGTTATATCCAATAGAATGATAAAACTTAGGCCGTCAAACGGCCTACCCACGATCAAGCCGCTTTACAGCTTGGAAAAGCCACCTGCATATGGCACCAGCATTTTGTATCTGATCAGGATTATCCCCAAAGCAAGGAACCCATTCCACAGACATAACCGGTTGTGAGCAGTAAAAACATGACAAAGCAGGAATTACAATGGACAAACAGTTACCGGATTATTATTGAACAATAATTACCGCTATCTATTAATAATCAATATTATATGAAAATTAAAAACGGTCGCAATATGCGACCGTTTTCCTATTATTTATGTGCTCCCGGATCTTAGTGGGCCTTGTCTACGTTGTTGAACTTATTCTCGTAGAAGGTCACTTTATCCTTGTTACCCTTGTTATCGTAAATGGTGATCAGCAGGTCATAAGCATCCTTCAGGTGGCTCTTGTCTTCCATCTTCAGTTTGCCCTGGCTGCCAAGGATCTCATCCACCTTCTCGAAGTAAGGAATAGCATCATCGAATTTCTTGGCGATCAAACCACGCAATTCTTCCTTCTTCTTCAGTTCTTCAGGCTTCAGCTTGCCACCAGCTGGCGGACGGATGGCCTTGTTCTGGGTATTGTAATCAACGCCCTGGTTGTACTGGATCTGTCCCAATACCAGGAAAGCAGCTGCATAATCAGGCTTCAGTTCTACCACCTTCTTCAGGTTCTCTTCAGCCTTGGCAGTCAGCTCGGCAGCATTGGATGGACGATCCTTGATCTCCGGCTTATAGGCTTCCTGGTACATCTCCACCGCATAATTGTAACGGATCGCTACATTATTGGGGTCCTGGGCCAGTACTTCTTCGTACTTCTTGAACAGGTTATTCTTGTCGCCGGCATCACGGGCCATATCCAGTTCGTAGGCAGACCAGAATGCATCCTTGGGGAACATTTCCTTACCCAAGGTCAGGTATTTCTGGGCAGCGGCCTCGTCCTTCTTGGTATTGTAGTGGTAATCCACCAACCACTTATAGATCTCGCCCATGCCTTCGCCACTTACCTTGGCATCGGCCAGCTTACCATAATAGATCGCAGCGTCATCGCGCTTATTGGATTTCTCGGCACTGATACCGGTATACAATACGACGGTAGTATCCAGTGCCAGGTTGCTCCATTTCTTCTGGTTCATGAATTCACCTACTTCCATACAACCCTTGAAGTTGCCGTAAGCAGACTCATACTTATTGCTGTTGTAATCATCAGCTCCAGCCTTGAAGAAACCCTGGTAGATATCCATGATCGGCTTGTATTGATCGATCTGTAACAATACATATTGTCCCTTGTCGTCCAGGGCAACATATTGCTTCAGGGCATCGAATGCCACTTTACGGGCATCGGGTGTTGCTGGTCCCATAGTTGGGTCCTGCGCGATCTCGCTGTATACCTTGGCCTTTGTATACCATCCTTCTGCATTCTTGGCATTCTTTTCATTGGCCAGGAACTGGTCTATCTGGGTCTTAGCTTCTGTGTATTTCTTTGACTTTAAGTTGTCCTTGATCTTTTCGAGGTTCTGGGCAGACGCTCCCATTACCGCTGAAACAAGCAATGTTGTAAAAAGGATCTTTTTCATCAGTCTATGTTTTGTTTTTGTTTTTATTGTTCTGTCCCGGTTTCGGTAGATGGGTTTTCACCGCTTCCGGTTGGTTCATCGGTTGAATTTGGGATTTCATTAGGTTCTGCATCGGCTGAGGCTTCTGTTACCGGGGCTTCCTGCTCGAACTCATCCAGCTTGGTGATGGCTGCTATCTCATCTCCTTCCTGTAGACTGATCAGCTTCACCCCTTGGGTAGCCCTTCCGGCTTCGCGGATATTGGAGATTCCCGTCCGGATGGTCAGGCCACTCCTGCAGGAAATCATGAGGTCTTCCTTCTCGGTTACATCAAGGATCCCTACCAATGGTCCGGTCTTGTCCGTAACATTGATGGTCTTCACCCCTTTACCGCCACGGTTGGTGATCCGGTACTCATCAATCGGGGTGCGCTTCCCAAATCCTTTCTCACTCACCACCAATACGGTTTTGGAAGTGTCATCCTTCCCGACACATATCATGCCAATTACCTCATCATTGTCTTCATCCACTTCAATACCGCCTACTCCAATGGCACCCCTTCCGGTTGGCCTTACTTTCTCTTCAGGGAACCTGATGGCCCGGCCACTCTTCACCGCCATCATGATCTCGCTGTTGCCATCGGTCATCCTGGCATCCAGCAACTGGTCGCCTTCCACAATGGTGATGGCATTAACACCCGTTTGCCTTGGCCTGCTGAAATCTTCCAGCAAGGTCTTCTTGATGATGCCCTTCTTGGTACAAAGAACGATATAATGGGATTGAACGAATTCTTTATCGTCAAGGTTAGCGACATCGATGATCGCCCTCACCTTATCATCCGGCGGAAGCTGCATCAGGTTCTGGATGGCCCTGCCCTTGCTGTTCTTCTCGCCTTCCGGGATCTCATACACCTTCAGCCAGTAACACCTTCCTTTCTCCGTGAAGAAGATCATTGTATGGTGGGTGGAAGCCACAAATATGTGCTCGATATAATCCTCATCACGGGTCTTGCCCCCTATCGCTCCCCTTCCACCTCTGCGCTGGGCACGGTATTCGGTTGCGGATGTCCGTTTGATATAGCCGAGATGGGATATGGTGATCACCACATCTTCCTCTGCAATGAAATCAAGGATATTCATCTCATCGGCCAGGTAGGTGATCTCCGACCTGCGTGGAGTGGCAAACCTGTCCTTCACCTCTGTCAGTTCCTTTTTGATCAGGTCATAACGCAGTCCTTCATTGCCAAGCAATTCCTGCAGGCTGGCGATCAGCTTCATCAGTTCATCATACTCCTCCTTGATCTTTTCTCTTTCCATGCCTGTCAATCGCTGCAAGCGCAGTTCCAGGATGGCCTTTGCCTGGATCTCATCCAGTCCCCAGCCGGCATTCACCAGGTTCTCCCTTGCAATATCCGGCGTGGCGGAACTACGGATCAGGGCGATCACTTCATCCAGGTGGTCCAGTGCGATCAGGTAACCCTGGAGGATATGCGCTTTTCGCTGCGCCTCCCTCAGTTCATACTGGGCCCTGCGCACCACCACTTCATGGCGGAACTCCACGAATTCATGGATCAGTTCCTTCAGGTTAAGGGTACGCGGACGGCCTTTTACCAGGGCCACATTATTGATGCCATAAGAGGTTTGCAGCTCTGTGAATTTGTACAACTGGTTGATCACCACATTGGCAACGGCATCGCGTTTCAGGTCAATAACGATACGGGTACCTTCCTTCTGGTTGGACTCGTTGTTCACATGGGCGATACCCTCGATGGTCTTATCGATCACCAGCGAACCGATCTTGTCACAAAGCGCATCACGGTTTACCTGGTAGGGAACTTCCGTAATGATGATCTGCTCACGGCCACTGGGCTTGGTATCCACATGCACCTTACCCCTCAGCACTACCCTTCCCCTGCCTGTATTCATGGCCTGGCGAATGCCATCAATCCCCCAGATGATACCACCAGTAGGGAAATCGGGGGCCTTCACATGCTTCATCAGGTCATCGATCGTTATCTCACGGTTATCTATATACGCAATACAGCCGTCCACCACTTCCCCGAGGTTATGGGGAAGCATATTGGTGGCCATACCTACCGCGATACCGGTTGAACCATTCACCAGCAACTGGGGAATGCGGGTAGGCAGTACCGTGGGTTCTTCCAGCGAATCGTCGAAGTTGAGGGTAAAATCAACTGTTTCCTTCTCGATATCCTCCAGCATGCTTTCTGCAAAGCGCTGCAGGCGTACCTCCGTATAACGCATGGCCGCCGGGCCATCACCATCCTGGCTACCGAAGTTACCCTGGCCATCGATAAGGGTATGGCGCATGCTCCATTCCTGGGCCATCCGCACCATGGTATCGTAAACCGCTGTATCACCGTGCGGGTGGTACTTACCCAGCACCTCCCCGACAATACGGGCAGACTTCTTATAGGGTTTGTTATGGGTGATACCCAATTCATTCATGGCAAAAAGGATCCTGCGATGTACGGGCTTCAAACCATCGCGTACATCAGGGAGCGCACGACCAACTATCACCGACATGGAATAGTCGATGTAGGCGGTCTTCATTTGCTCTTCAATGTTGATCGAAATAATCCTGTTGGAATCGTTCGTTTCCTGAGGCGTCAGATTGTCTTCCATGCTTTATTTATGAATTCCGAAATGCTCTGTTAGGTTTAGAAAAAATCCACCTTTGAAAGGTGGGCAAATCTACCTGATTTACTGCGGAAAACCTTAGAAAAACGCTCCTTTTTACCCCAACTTTTCCACCATTTTAACGGCATTTTTAAATGGGTCACAACAAACAATTCATGATGTTTTTCCGTAATTTTAGATTCATGGTGCGGAACTGGATTTTCCGGATCATTTTCCAGCAAAAAGGGGGGAGAAATGGCGCAGTTGTACCGCTTACTTCGGAACAATAAGGAATCAGGGCCTTATCCAATTGAAGAATTGATAAGCATGAGGCTGAAAGCCTATGACCTGGTGTGGGTGGAAGGGAAAAGTGCTTCCTGGCGATACCCCTGTGAGATCAATGAATTGAAGTCACACGCCCCCGTTGCCACAGATGACCTTTACCAACAGTATTTCCATCCTGCAGGAAACAAGGCCCAAACGGTAAATCCCGAAATCGCAAGCCCTGTTACTGAACGCAAGCCCGCCCCTTCCCCCAATGCATCCGTTAAACTGCCGGAAACCAAGTATGTAGCGGTCATTTTACCCGGCAATGAAGGCGTAAGGGATACCCGGAAAACTTTTACGGAAGCCATTGTCTCCCCGGAAAGGGACATCCCAGCCACCAAAGCGCTCAATACCACCCTTCCCATTGAAACGGCTTCCCTCCCATTGAAGGAGGAGGGTAATTTCAAGAACCTCCCCCCTTCTGGTACCACCAGGAAGGAGCAGCAATACAGACTTTCAGTAGCTGCGGCCTTATTGATCCTGCTGGTCGCCGGAATCTATTTCGGTGCAGTAAGGCTCAGGGATATCCGGGAAAAGAAAACAATAGGCGGATCCCTGGTTCCCGATCCGAAAAATATCGTGACCCAAACTACCGGCAGCCTTCCCCTTGCCACAAATGCTTCCCATAAGGGCGACGATCCCGTCATAAAAGCTACTTCAGGCGAGGAAGGCGATGCTAAGCCGATAATTCAAACCAAGGCAACGCTTCCTACTAGTGATGGCATTCCCGGTGAAAACTATCACCAAACCAGTTTCACCCCGCTGACAAAGGGCCCCGCCCTCGAGTTCGCAGCGCTCCGGAGGTTTATCGATCTCAGGACTAATAAGGTAGCAGTCGGGTTGTTTGGTGGCATCTCTGGCATAGAACTGGATCTTTCCAACACCGGCCCATCTGATCTGAATGAAGTGGTCATTGCTGTAGATTATTTCCTTGCCAACCGTGTGCTGCACCATACAGAGATCATCCGCTCCGGAGTGATCCCTTCCGGCCAAACGGTAAAGCTGGCAGCCCCATCCAGTTCCAAAGGTGTGGCCATCAAAACCAGGGTGATCGGCATCAATGGCATTCCCCAACCCTCATGAAGGCCTGCTGAATTATCCACGCTTTCCCATTCTGGCATAATGATTGGAAAGGTTGCATGGCAATATCCTCTCGAATTATCCCCAGCCCCGGTCATTTACTTTAAAACTCTTGATGATGAATAAACCTGCGATGGTTTTGATGGGCACTATATTGGCCGTATGCACACTGGAAGCATCCAAAAAAAGGGAAACCTGCATTGTGAACCTGCCTGTACAACCAATGATGGCCCTTCGGCATATCTGGGCCATCCATGAAGGCGATACCCTGATGGTACCGATCAAAGGCAACCGGATACTTTTTGAACTCAAACCCGGCAAGTACGATTTCTGGCTGGATGCCGTTGCGCCGTTTAAGGACCAGTATATCCGGGATGTTTACCTGCAGGACCATACCCAGACCAGCCTGGAAAGGGTGACCCTTAGCAAATGACAACCATTTCAGAAGATGGAATGGCTTATCTTTAAAGGAATATTACTGGTATAGGTTACTGCCCGGTAGCGGTTCAATTCTGCCCTTTTCCCCATTTATTTATTCATCATTAATACCTATCACTATGCCAGTTGTCAAAGTAATTGAATTGATCGCCTCTTCAGAAAAGAGTATCGAAGATGCCATCCAGAACGCGGTGGCCGAAGCATCTAAAACCATCAGGAATATTGACTCTGTTTATGTGCAGGATATCAAAGCACATGTAAAGGATGGTAAGATCTCGACCTATGGCGTCATTTGCAAGGTTTCCTTCCGGATTGACCATTAGTGAAAAAGCGGCTTGCCGCTTTTTTTATTGCACCTCCAGTTCCTTCGTACGGAGGAGGTTATAATCCATATCCCGGAAGACCAGTTTGTATTTTCCGGGCACCAGGTACAACCAATAATAACCATCTGCATCTTCAACATAGGTCTGGTCGGCCGGTATCCACTTTCCCGGCCATTTGTCGTCATATTCATTGGCATAATAGGCCTGCACCATGAACAGTTTCTTCTCGCCCGGGCTTACCGGTACTGGCTTGCGGAGTCCATTCATTTGCAACCAGGTTGGCCTTGCATGCTGGTATACCGTTGGGGGATGGATCACCTGCAGGTCATACATCGTGCTTTCCAGGTAACTGAAAGGCTTATTGCCGCGCATGGCAATGGAAGGCTGCTGCAGTTTGTTCCTGCCGACGAATTGATCATATAACAGTCTGCCATAACCGAAATTACTGCCTTCACTCATCTCGGTCTGGTCAATGGTCAGCGGGTCGATCCTGGTCATCCGCTGGAATGCGAGGGCCATGGGCATATAATCCCTTCCCATAGGTTCTTCACCGATATGCGCATAACCGGCATGTACAAGTATCCTGGCAGCAGGATCGCGCTGCAGGACGGCCGCAATATTGGCTGCCTGCACAGAATCGCGCTGGCTGGCACTATGCCCTGAAGCGGCCGTATCTTCATAGGGTACCAACTGGTAGCCCATGGACAGCGCTGACCTGATCAGTTCGCCGGCCAATGGCTCAGCCGCAAAATAACCTGTCTGCATTACCGGTTTTTCCAACACCTTATCCGGATAATTACTCAGCATTTCCATGGCGAGGTAACGATAGCCCTGGCCATAGAGTTCCTTTAAAAGGGATTGGGTAAAGACCCGGTGGAAAGGTTTGTCATGCGCTTCATTGATCATCACCACCCGCGAAGCAGCACTGAGTTGCAAAACCAAGTCCGTGGCCGGCCGGAACGCAATGCCTTTTAAGCTGTCCAGGTAAAAAGAAATGTCCTGCACTGCCTCTGGTGGCAGTGAATCGTATGCATTGGCTGCAAGGTAGCTGGCAGAGGTATAATCACCTGCAAAAGCCATGCGTTGCGCTCCCTGCTTCATGTAGGCTGTATAAACGGGCTGCCCACGGCCAGGTGCCTTTATCTTCAGCCAATGGTAAATGGCATTGAGGTAATGGATGCCTTTCTTGTCATAAAGAAGGTTACCGCGTTGGAGGGAGTCGAACCCCGGTGGCTGCACCTGTTCAATATGTTTTGCCAGTCGCTCCAGCGGTTTTGAAAGTTGGGCCGTGGAACAAAGGCTGTACAGCACCAGGGCTGTTAAGATCTTGATTTGCTTCATGCTGGTTAATCGGTCCAATATTACGATGCGAGATGTTAGGGAAAGATTAAATCCCCTTTTCCTTCAGCATTGCCATCAACCTTGGCAATCCATCGGTTGCCGGTGATTCAATGGCCACAAAGCCGGCGCCTTCAACGCCATAAGGGATCTTCTTGTCAACGATATACCTGGGTATCCCACGGGGAACGTACTGGACCAACCCTGCCGCCGGGTAGACAACAAGGGATGTGCCTACTATGAGAAAGAGATCTGCCTGCTGTACCAACCCAATGGCCGGCTCGATCATGCGCACAGGTTCTTCGAACCAAACAATATGCGGACGGTATTGTCCGCCATCGGGTGCCTTGTCCCCTAGCCTGATATCCCCTTCAACCCTGGTCACCAATTGTTCATCCCTGTCACTTCTCATCTTAAAGATCTCCCCGTGCAAATGCAACACCTGGGATGAACCGGCGCGTTCATGGAGGTCATCAATATTTTGGGTAATGATCTGGACTTCGTAAGTATCCTCCAATTCCGCCAAGGCATAATGGGCTGCATTGGGCTGGGCTTCACGGACCTGGCTGCGACGCATATTATAGAAGTCGAGTACCAGTTGAGGGTCCTTTTTCCAGGCCCTTGGTGTTGCCACTTCCTCAATCGAATATCCTTCCCAAAGTCCGTCACTATCACGGAAGGTCCTTAAACCACTTTCCGCGCTAATGCCCGCACCTGTCAACACTACCAGTTTTTTCCTGCCCATATGCAAATGATTAATGAGTGAGGCTATTACTCACCGGCCAACTCCATCACCACCTTCCATTCTTCTTCCGTTACCGGCTGTACACTCAGCCTGGTCAGTTTCACCAATGCCATATTGGCCAGCCTTGGGTCATTCTTGATCACGGAAAGGGGTACGGGCTGTTTCAATTTCTTTACCGGCTTCAGGTCAACCACCACCCAGGCTTCCTCATTGGTGGTAGGATCCTGGTAATGCTCCTTCACCACTTCGGCAATACCTACTACTTCAACCCCTTCATTACTATGGTAGAACAATACCTGTTCCCCCTTCTTCATTGCCTTGAGGTTATTCCTTGCAGCATAATTCCGGACGCCATCCCAAAAGGTCTTTTTATCTGCTACGAATTGGTCCCAACTGTATTTAAAAGGTTCGGATTTCACCAACCAGAAAGCCATTTGCAAAAACGATTTTAAATGTTTTAAAATTCAATTGTGAACAGTAGTATAACAACCCGGACACCCAAAATTGTTTACCAGCCACTGGCCAGCACATCTGCAATATGCATGGTCCTGAGGGGGAGTTGCTTATGGCGGATATAGCCATCGAGATGCATCAGGCAGGAAAGGTCCGTGGAAATAATGCAGTCGGCCCCCGTTTGCATGGCATTGCTCACTTTCTGGTCCGCCATACCAATGGATATGGGTTCGTATTTCACCGAAAAGGTTCCACCAAAACCACAACAGGTCTCCACATCCTGCATCTCCAGCAATTCCAGTCCCTTCACTTTTTCCAACAACTTGCGGGGTTCCTCCTTGATCCTGCATTCGCGGAGTGCCGCGCAGGAATCATGATAGGTCGCCTTCAGGGGCAGGGAGGCCCCAATATCTTCCACCTTCAATACATTCACCAGGAACTCCGAGAACTCGAACATCCGGTTCCTGATATCCTTCACCTCATTATGCACGGAAGAATTATCGAATAACTTCGGGTAATAGTTGCGCACAAAACCGGCACAGGAAGCGCTGGGAGCCACGATGCACTCCGCATCCTTTACTTCATGGATGAATTTTTCGCAAACGGCTTTCGATTCATCCCAATAACCGGCATTGAAAGCAGGCTGCCCGCAACAGGTTTGTTCTTCATTATAGGAAACTTCGCAACCCAGCTTCTCCAACACCTTGATCATGTTGAAAGCGGTCTGGGGAAACAACTGGTCCACAAAACAGGGAATGAATAACTGTACCTTCATAATCACTTTTTGAAGCTTCGCTGCAGGCTGATCATTTTTAGGGCAGTAATGGCGGCTTCCTCACCTTTATGGCCGTGCTTGCCACCGATGCGTTCCCTTGCCTGCTCATCATTATTCACGGTCAATACACCAAAGATGACTGGCACAGGAAGGTTGAGGTTCAATTGCACCACACCATCTGTCACTGCTTTGCATACATAATCGAAATGTGGGGTATCGCCCCTGACCACGCAACCAAGCGCAATGAAGGCGTGGGGACGGTCATCCCAATACTTCTTGGCCTCCCAATAACTTTTGATGCCAAAGGGAATTTCCACTGCACCCGGAACAGTAATGGTGGAGAAACGGCTGATGCCATTAGCTTCCAGGACGCGGATGGCGCCTGCTTCCAATTCATCTACAACGGCAGCATTCCACTCCGTTTTAACCAAAACAATACAGGCATCCTTTGGAAGAATGCCTGTATCTAATTTCAATAAATTACTATTGCTTACCTGAGCCATTTTTGAATGTTGAAATTGAGATTAGTGCTATTCTGTAAATACGGTCCTTAGTGGGCCGAATTTACAACAAAGCCTCTCCCCTACAATGGCAATGCCGGAATTTACTTATTCAGTCACTCCCAGGCGGGCCAGGTATTTGTCAATATCAAAGCCACGCTCGCTGCGCGGATACTTTTCCTTGATGGCCTTGTAGGCTTCGATAGCCTCCTGGTTCTTACCCAGGCTTTCCAGCAGGTAACCGGCTCGGAAATAATATTCTGAAGAATTGAACTCATCCTTCTCGAACATCTTTGCAGCCTCCAGGTAAAGTTTTACTGCTTCTTCCTTTTTTCCCTGTTCAGCCAGGGCATCGGCGAGCAGGCTCTTGGCACGTGCATTCACCTGTACGGAAGAAGAGGAGAAATCCTTCAGGTATTTCTCGGCGTTCTTGAAATCACCAAGCTTCAGGTAGGAAGAACCGGCATAAAAGCGGGCCAGGTTGGCAGCAGGGGTACCGCTGTACTTGTCCATGATCTTCACGAAGCCGGGATTGGTAGCATCCCCGTTAAGGGCAAGTTGCAGGGAGTCCATCCTGAAATAGTTTTCAGCACGGAACAAGGCTTCATTTGCCTTGGTTTCCTTTGGACCGGAAATGAAATACTTATAGCCTGCATAACCACCAGCCAGCAATACTACCGCGGCAACCGCGATAATGATATTCTTACTGTTTTGTTGCCAGAATCCTGTTACCTTATCAACCACTTCATTTGTTTCGGTTGCTTCAACAGGTATGTTCTTGTTTTCTGCCATAATGATTTGTTTCTGAAAAAGGGCGGGTTAAATAAAAACCGGCAGGCTAAGCAGTTGCTTTCACCCTGCCGGTCATCCAAATAATATTAGTCAACAATAAATGGGTATTCCTGGTCTATATAGATATCCTTATACACTTCGCTGTCATCCGGCCAGGGGCTTTCTTCAGCAAAGCGAACGGATTCTTCCACTTCTGCATCTACACGCTTGTTGATGGCATCGATCTCTTCCTGGGTAGCAAACTTGTTGTCCAGGATGGTCTTCAATACCAATTCAATCGGGTCACGCTGCTTGTACTCTTCCACTTCTTCCTTGGTACGGTATTTCTGGGGATCAGAAATAGAGTGCCCCTTATAGCGGTAGGTCTTTATTTCAATCAGGGTCGGACCGTCGCCTTCGCGTGCCCTTTTCACTGCCCTGGCCATTGACTCATGAACGGCCTCAGCACTCATGCCATCTACCGAATCAGCAGGCATTTCATAAGCGTCAGCCAGTTTATAGATATCCCTTACGTTAGAGGTCCTTTCTACGGAAGTACCCATGGCGTAGTTGTTGTTTTCGCAGATGAAGATCACCG is drawn from Flavihumibacter rivuli and contains these coding sequences:
- a CDS encoding tetratricopeptide repeat protein, yielding MKKILFTTLLVSAVMGASAQNLEKIKDNLKSKKYTEAKTQIDQFLANEKNAKNAEGWYTKAKVYSEIAQDPTMGPATPDARKVAFDALKQYVALDDKGQYVLLQIDQYKPIMDIYQGFFKAGADDYNSNKYESAYGNFKGCMEVGEFMNQKKWSNLALDTTVVLYTGISAEKSNKRDDAAIYYGKLADAKVSGEGMGEIYKWLVDYHYNTKKDEAAAQKYLTLGKEMFPKDAFWSAYELDMARDAGDKNNLFKKYEEVLAQDPNNVAIRYNYAVEMYQEAYKPEIKDRPSNAAELTAKAEENLKKVVELKPDYAAAFLVLGQIQYNQGVDYNTQNKAIRPPAGGKLKPEELKKKEELRGLIAKKFDDAIPYFEKVDEILGSQGKLKMEDKSHLKDAYDLLITIYDNKGNKDKVTFYENKFNNVDKAH
- the gyrA gene encoding DNA gyrase subunit A codes for the protein MEDNLTPQETNDSNRIISINIEEQMKTAYIDYSMSVIVGRALPDVRDGLKPVHRRILFAMNELGITHNKPYKKSARIVGEVLGKYHPHGDTAVYDTMVRMAQEWSMRHTLIDGQGNFGSQDGDGPAAMRYTEVRLQRFAESMLEDIEKETVDFTLNFDDSLEEPTVLPTRIPQLLVNGSTGIAVGMATNMLPHNLGEVVDGCIAYIDNREITIDDLMKHVKAPDFPTGGIIWGIDGIRQAMNTGRGRVVLRGKVHVDTKPSGREQIIITEVPYQVNRDALCDKIGSLVIDKTIEGIAHVNNESNQKEGTRIVIDLKRDAVANVVINQLYKFTELQTSYGINNVALVKGRPRTLNLKELIHEFVEFRHEVVVRRAQYELREAQRKAHILQGYLIALDHLDEVIALIRSSATPDIARENLVNAGWGLDEIQAKAILELRLQRLTGMEREKIKEEYDELMKLIASLQELLGNEGLRYDLIKKELTEVKDRFATPRRSEITYLADEMNILDFIAEEDVVITISHLGYIKRTSATEYRAQRRGGRGAIGGKTRDEDYIEHIFVASTHHTMIFFTEKGRCYWLKVYEIPEGEKNSKGRAIQNLMQLPPDDKVRAIIDVANLDDKEFVQSHYIVLCTKKGIIKKTLLEDFSRPRQTGVNAITIVEGDQLLDARMTDGNSEIMMAVKSGRAIRFPEEKVRPTGRGAIGVGGIEVDEDNDEVIGMICVGKDDTSKTVLVVSEKGFGKRTPIDEYRITNRGGKGVKTINVTDKTGPLVGILDVTEKEDLMISCRSGLTIRTGISNIREAGRATQGVKLISLQEGDEIAAITKLDEFEQEAPVTEASADAEPNEIPNSTDEPTGSGENPSTETGTEQ
- a CDS encoding dodecin, coding for MPVVKVIELIASSEKSIEDAIQNAVAEASKTIRNIDSVYVQDIKAHVKDGKISTYGVICKVSFRIDH
- a CDS encoding SIR2 family NAD-dependent protein deacylase gives rise to the protein MGRKKLVVLTGAGISAESGLRTFRDSDGLWEGYSIEEVATPRAWKKDPQLVLDFYNMRRSQVREAQPNAAHYALAELEDTYEVQIITQNIDDLHERAGSSQVLHLHGEIFKMRSDRDEQLVTRVEGDIRLGDKAPDGGQYRPHIVWFEEPVRMIEPAIGLVQQADLFLIVGTSLVVYPAAGLVQYVPRGIPRYIVDKKIPYGVEGAGFVAIESPATDGLPRLMAMLKEKGI
- a CDS encoding EVE domain-containing protein; protein product: MAFWLVKSEPFKYSWDQFVADKKTFWDGVRNYAARNNLKAMKKGEQVLFYHSNEGVEVVGIAEVVKEHYQDPTTNEEAWVVVDLKPVKKLKQPVPLSVIKNDPRLANMALVKLTRLSVQPVTEEEWKVVMELAGE
- a CDS encoding (Fe-S)-binding protein, whose product is MKVQLFIPCFVDQLFPQTAFNMIKVLEKLGCEVSYNEEQTCCGQPAFNAGYWDESKAVCEKFIHEVKDAECIVAPSASCAGFVRNYYPKLFDNSSVHNEVKDIRNRMFEFSEFLVNVLKVEDIGASLPLKATYHDSCAALRECRIKEEPRKLLEKVKGLELLEMQDVETCCGFGGTFSVKYEPISIGMADQKVSNAMQTGADCIISTDLSCLMHLDGYIRHKQLPLRTMHIADVLASGW
- the ribH gene encoding 6,7-dimethyl-8-ribityllumazine synthase; the encoded protein is MAQVSNSNLLKLDTGILPKDACIVLVKTEWNAAVVDELEAGAIRVLEANGISRFSTITVPGAVEIPFGIKSYWEAKKYWDDRPHAFIALGCVVRGDTPHFDYVCKAVTDGVVQLNLNLPVPVIFGVLTVNNDEQARERIGGKHGHKGEEAAITALKMISLQRSFKK
- a CDS encoding YfgM family protein — protein: MAENKNIPVEATETNEVVDKVTGFWQQNSKNIIIAVAAVVLLAGGYAGYKYFISGPKETKANEALFRAENYFRMDSLQLALNGDATNPGFVKIMDKYSGTPAANLARFYAGSSYLKLGDFKNAEKYLKDFSSSSVQVNARAKSLLADALAEQGKKEEAVKLYLEAAKMFEKDEFNSSEYYFRAGYLLESLGKNQEAIEAYKAIKEKYPRSERGFDIDKYLARLGVTE